From the genome of Nicotiana sylvestris chromosome 2, ASM39365v2, whole genome shotgun sequence, one region includes:
- the LOC104216544 gene encoding peroxisomal membrane protein 13 isoform X2 — MDNGPPQPSGNSPPPKPWERAGSSSGPTPFKPPSSGNTSDVVEASGTARPGEIVSTANRNTAVNNSTLARPVPPRPWEQQQTYGSGGYNTGMNYNSGYGTGMYGSSYGGGYGSTYGSGLYGNSMYRGGYGGLAGGGMYGGGMYNSGFGGSMGGYGMGMGGMGGMGGMGMGGFGDQDPNNPYGAPSSPPGFWVSFMHVMQGVVTFFGRVAMLIDQNTQAFHMFMSAMLQLFDRSGMLYGELARFVLRLLGVKTKPNKVHPPGPGALPGPHHPHGNQNFIEGPKAAPSAGWDNVWGDNAQ; from the exons ATGGATAACGGACCGCCTCAGCCGTCAG GTAATAGCCCACCTCCGAAACCTTGGGAACGAGCTGGGTCCTCTTCGGGCCCTACACCTTTTAAGCCCCCCTCTTCTGGTAACACGAGTGACGTAGTAGAGGCATCCGGAACAGCCAGGCCTGGTGAGATTGTTTCAACTGCTAATAGGAATACAGCTGTTAATAATAGCACACTTGCAAGGCCTGTGCCTCCTCGACCTTGGGAGCAACAGCAAACTTACGGTAGCGGAG GTTATAATACAGGGATGAATTATAATTCTGGATATGGAACTGGAATGTATGGTTCTTCTTATGGTGGTGGCTATGGAAGCACATATGGAAGTGGTTTGTATGGAAACAGTATGTATAGAGGAGGTTATGGTGGACTTGCAGGTGGTGGCATGTACGGTGGTGGAATGTATAATAGTGGGTTTGGTGGCTCAATGGGGGGTTATGGCATGGGCATGGGCGGCATGGGTGGCATGGGTGGCATGGGCATGGGCGGCTTTGGGGACCAAGATCCAAATAATCCCTATGGTGCTCCATCTTCTCCACCAGGCTTCTGGGTTTCCTTCATGCACGTG ATGCAAGGTGTTGTAACTTTCTTTGGCCGCGTCGCAATGTTGATAGACCAGAATACCCAGGCATTTCACATGTTCATGTCAGCAATGCTTCAG CTGTTTGATCGCTCAGGAATGTTATATGGAGAGTTGGCCAGATTTGTGCTGAGATTGCTTGGTGTTAAAACAAAGCCTAACAAAGTTCATCCCCCGGGCCCTGGTGCGCTTCCTGGTCCGCACCATCCTCATGGCAATCAGAACTTTATCGAGGGGCCTAAGGCTGCTCCAAGTGCTGGCTGGGACAATGTGTGGGGGGATAATGCACAATGA
- the LOC104216544 gene encoding peroxisomal membrane protein 13 isoform X1: MDNGPPQPSAGNSPPPKPWERAGSSSGPTPFKPPSSGNTSDVVEASGTARPGEIVSTANRNTAVNNSTLARPVPPRPWEQQQTYGSGGYNTGMNYNSGYGTGMYGSSYGGGYGSTYGSGLYGNSMYRGGYGGLAGGGMYGGGMYNSGFGGSMGGYGMGMGGMGGMGGMGMGGFGDQDPNNPYGAPSSPPGFWVSFMHVMQGVVTFFGRVAMLIDQNTQAFHMFMSAMLQLFDRSGMLYGELARFVLRLLGVKTKPNKVHPPGPGALPGPHHPHGNQNFIEGPKAAPSAGWDNVWGDNAQ, encoded by the exons ATGGATAACGGACCGCCTCAGCCGTCAG CAGGTAATAGCCCACCTCCGAAACCTTGGGAACGAGCTGGGTCCTCTTCGGGCCCTACACCTTTTAAGCCCCCCTCTTCTGGTAACACGAGTGACGTAGTAGAGGCATCCGGAACAGCCAGGCCTGGTGAGATTGTTTCAACTGCTAATAGGAATACAGCTGTTAATAATAGCACACTTGCAAGGCCTGTGCCTCCTCGACCTTGGGAGCAACAGCAAACTTACGGTAGCGGAG GTTATAATACAGGGATGAATTATAATTCTGGATATGGAACTGGAATGTATGGTTCTTCTTATGGTGGTGGCTATGGAAGCACATATGGAAGTGGTTTGTATGGAAACAGTATGTATAGAGGAGGTTATGGTGGACTTGCAGGTGGTGGCATGTACGGTGGTGGAATGTATAATAGTGGGTTTGGTGGCTCAATGGGGGGTTATGGCATGGGCATGGGCGGCATGGGTGGCATGGGTGGCATGGGCATGGGCGGCTTTGGGGACCAAGATCCAAATAATCCCTATGGTGCTCCATCTTCTCCACCAGGCTTCTGGGTTTCCTTCATGCACGTG ATGCAAGGTGTTGTAACTTTCTTTGGCCGCGTCGCAATGTTGATAGACCAGAATACCCAGGCATTTCACATGTTCATGTCAGCAATGCTTCAG CTGTTTGATCGCTCAGGAATGTTATATGGAGAGTTGGCCAGATTTGTGCTGAGATTGCTTGGTGTTAAAACAAAGCCTAACAAAGTTCATCCCCCGGGCCCTGGTGCGCTTCCTGGTCCGCACCATCCTCATGGCAATCAGAACTTTATCGAGGGGCCTAAGGCTGCTCCAAGTGCTGGCTGGGACAATGTGTGGGGGGATAATGCACAATGA